In Balaenoptera ricei isolate mBalRic1 chromosome 7, mBalRic1.hap2, whole genome shotgun sequence, a single window of DNA contains:
- the LOC132369145 gene encoding cyclin-Y-like protein 1 produces the protein MERHFLELLQFNINVLFSVYAKYYFDLRSLAHDNNLNVLFAPLSKERAQNLEAISRLCDDEYKDVCRAAMRRSFSADHFIGIRRSNAILS, from the exons ATGGAAAGGCACTTCCTGGAGCTACTTCAGTTTAATATTAATGTTCTTTTCAGTGTGTATGCCAAATACTACTTTGACCTTCGCTCCTTAGCACATGACAACAACCTGAATGTTCTATTCGCTCCTCTTAGCAAAGAAAGAGCACAGAACTTAGAG GCCATTTCCAGATTGTGTGACGACGAATACAAAGACGTGTGTAGAGCTGCTATGAGAAGGTCTTTCAGCGCTGATCATTTCATTGGTATTCGGCGCTCCAATGCCATCCTCtcttaa